A window from Macaca fascicularis isolate 582-1 chromosome 20, T2T-MFA8v1.1 encodes these proteins:
- the NAGPA gene encoding N-acetylglucosamine-1-phosphodiester alpha-N-acetylglucosaminidase isoform X3: MAASTGRWLLLRLALLGFLWEASGGLDSGASRDDDLLLPYPRARARLPRDCTRVRAGRREHESWPPPPATPGAGGLAVRTFVSHFRDRAVTGHLTRAVAPLLTFSVLEPGGPGGCAARRRATVEETARAAGCRVAQNGGFFRMNTGECLGNVVSDERRVSSSGGLQNAQFGIRRDGTLVIGYLSEEEVLDTENPFVQLLSGVVWLIRNGSIYINESQATECDETQETGSFSKFVNVISARTAIGHDRKGQLVLFHADGQTEQRGQDNMWRCPRQVSTVVCVHEPRCQPPDCHGHGTCVDGHCQCTGHFWRGPSCGELDCGPSNCSQHGQCTETGCRCDAGWTGSNCSEECPLGWHGPGCQRPCECEHHCPCDPKTANCSVSGVKQCLQPSEATLRAGELSFFTRTTWLALTLALAFLLLLSLAANLSLLLSRAERNRRLRGDYAYHPLQEMNGELLAVEKEQPGGAHNPFKD, translated from the exons ATGGCGGCCTCCACGGGTCGTTGGCTTCTCCTCCGGCTTGCGCTACTCGGCTTCCTCTGGGAAGCGTCCGGCGGCCTCGACTCGGG GGCCTCCCGCGACGACGACCTGCTACTGCCCTAtccacgcgcgcgcgcgcgcctccCCCGGGACTGCACACGGGTGCGCGCCGGCCGCCGCGAGCACGAGAGTTGGCCTCCGCCCCCCGCGACCCCCGGCGCAGGCGGTCTGGCCGTGCGCACCTTCGTGTCGCACTTCAGGGACCGCGCGGTGACCGGCCACCTGACGCGGGCCGTTGCGCCCCTGCTCACCTTCTCGGTGCTGGAGCCCGGTGGGCCCGGCGGCTGCGCGGCGAGACGACGCGCCACCGTGGAGGAGACGGCGCGGGCGGCCGGCTGCCGCGTCGCCCAGAACGGCGGCTTCTTCCGCATGAACACGGGCGAGTGCCTGGGGAACGTGGTGAGCGACGAGCGGCGGGTGAGCAGCTCCGGGGGGCTGCAGAACGCGCAGTTCGGGATCCGCCGCGACGGGACCCTGGTCATCGG GTACCTGTCTGAGGAGGAGGTGCTGGACACTGAGAACCCATTTGTGCAACTGCTGAGTGGGGTCGTGTGGCTGATTCGTAATGGAAGCATCTACATCAACGAGAGCCAAGCCACAGAGTGCGACGAGACACAGGAGACAG GTTCCTTTAGCAAATTTGTGAATGTGATATCAGCCAGGACGGCCATTGGCCACGACCGGAAAGGGCAGCTGGTGCTCTTTCATGCGGACGGCCAAACGGAGCAGCGTGG CCAGGACAACATGTGGCGCTGTCCCCGCCAAGTGTCCACCGTGGTGTGTGTGCACGAACCCCGCTGCCAGCCACCTGACTGCCACGGCCATGGGACCTGCGTGGACGGGCACTGCCAGTGCACCGGGCACTTCTGGCGGGGTCCCAGCTGCGGCGAGCTGGATTGTGGCCCCTCTAACTGCAGCCAGCACGGGCAGTGCACAGAGA CTGGCTGCCGCTGTGATGCCGGCTGGACCGGGTCCAACTGCAGTGAAG AGTGTCCACTTGGCTGGCACGGGCCGGGCTGCCAGAGGCCTTGTGAGTGTGAGCACCATTGTCCCTGTGACCCCAAGACTGCCAACTGCAGCGTCTCCGGAG TAAAGCAGTGTCTCCAGCCATCTGAAGCCACCCTGAGGGCGGGAGAACTCTCCTTTTTCACCAG GACCACCTGGCTAGCCCTCACCCTGGCGCTGGCCTTCCTCCTGCTGCTCAGCCTCGCCGCGAACCTGTCCTTGCTCCTGTCCAGAGCAGAGAGGAACCGGCGCCTGCGTGGGGACTATGCATACCACCCGCTGCAGGAGATGAACGGGGAGCTTCTGGCCGTAGAGAAGGAGCAGCCAGGGGGCGCCCACAACCCCTTCAAGGACTGA
- the NAGPA gene encoding N-acetylglucosamine-1-phosphodiester alpha-N-acetylglucosaminidase isoform X2: MAASTGRWLLLRLALLGFLWEASGGLDSGASRDDDLLLPYPRARARLPRDCTRVRAGRREHESWPPPPATPGAGGLAVRTFVSHFRDRAVTGHLTRAVAPLLTFSVLEPGGPGGCAARRRATVEETARAAGCRVAQNGGFFRMNTGECLGNVVSDERRVSSSGGLQNAQFGIRRDGTLVIGYLSEEEVLDTENPFVQLLSGVVWLIRNGSIYINESQATECDETQETGSFSKFVNVISARTAIGHDRKGQLVLFHADGQTEQRGINLWEMAEFLLKQDVVNAINLDGGGSATFVLNGTLASYPSDHCQDNMWRCPRQVSTVVCVHEPRCQPPDCHGHGTCVDGHCQCTGHFWRGPSCGELDCGPSNCSQHGQCTEKCPLGWHGPGCQRPCECEHHCPCDPKTANCSVSGVKQCLQPSEATLRAGELSFFTRTTWLALTLALAFLLLLSLAANLSLLLSRAERNRRLRGDYAYHPLQEMNGELLAVEKEQPGGAHNPFKD; the protein is encoded by the exons ATGGCGGCCTCCACGGGTCGTTGGCTTCTCCTCCGGCTTGCGCTACTCGGCTTCCTCTGGGAAGCGTCCGGCGGCCTCGACTCGGG GGCCTCCCGCGACGACGACCTGCTACTGCCCTAtccacgcgcgcgcgcgcgcctccCCCGGGACTGCACACGGGTGCGCGCCGGCCGCCGCGAGCACGAGAGTTGGCCTCCGCCCCCCGCGACCCCCGGCGCAGGCGGTCTGGCCGTGCGCACCTTCGTGTCGCACTTCAGGGACCGCGCGGTGACCGGCCACCTGACGCGGGCCGTTGCGCCCCTGCTCACCTTCTCGGTGCTGGAGCCCGGTGGGCCCGGCGGCTGCGCGGCGAGACGACGCGCCACCGTGGAGGAGACGGCGCGGGCGGCCGGCTGCCGCGTCGCCCAGAACGGCGGCTTCTTCCGCATGAACACGGGCGAGTGCCTGGGGAACGTGGTGAGCGACGAGCGGCGGGTGAGCAGCTCCGGGGGGCTGCAGAACGCGCAGTTCGGGATCCGCCGCGACGGGACCCTGGTCATCGG GTACCTGTCTGAGGAGGAGGTGCTGGACACTGAGAACCCATTTGTGCAACTGCTGAGTGGGGTCGTGTGGCTGATTCGTAATGGAAGCATCTACATCAACGAGAGCCAAGCCACAGAGTGCGACGAGACACAGGAGACAG GTTCCTTTAGCAAATTTGTGAATGTGATATCAGCCAGGACGGCCATTGGCCACGACCGGAAAGGGCAGCTGGTGCTCTTTCATGCGGACGGCCAAACGGAGCAGCGTGG CATCAACCTGTGGGAAATGGCGGAGTTCCTGCTGAAACAGGACGTGGTCAACGCCATCAACCTGGATGGGGGTGGCTCTGCCACCTTCGTGCTCAATGGGACCTTGGCCAGTTACCCGTCAGATCACTG CCAGGACAACATGTGGCGCTGTCCCCGCCAAGTGTCCACCGTGGTGTGTGTGCACGAACCCCGCTGCCAGCCACCTGACTGCCACGGCCATGGGACCTGCGTGGACGGGCACTGCCAGTGCACCGGGCACTTCTGGCGGGGTCCCAGCTGCGGCGAGCTGGATTGTGGCCCCTCTAACTGCAGCCAGCACGGGCAGTGCACAGAGA AGTGTCCACTTGGCTGGCACGGGCCGGGCTGCCAGAGGCCTTGTGAGTGTGAGCACCATTGTCCCTGTGACCCCAAGACTGCCAACTGCAGCGTCTCCGGAG TAAAGCAGTGTCTCCAGCCATCTGAAGCCACCCTGAGGGCGGGAGAACTCTCCTTTTTCACCAG GACCACCTGGCTAGCCCTCACCCTGGCGCTGGCCTTCCTCCTGCTGCTCAGCCTCGCCGCGAACCTGTCCTTGCTCCTGTCCAGAGCAGAGAGGAACCGGCGCCTGCGTGGGGACTATGCATACCACCCGCTGCAGGAGATGAACGGGGAGCTTCTGGCCGTAGAGAAGGAGCAGCCAGGGGGCGCCCACAACCCCTTCAAGGACTGA
- the NAGPA gene encoding N-acetylglucosamine-1-phosphodiester alpha-N-acetylglucosaminidase isoform X1 codes for MAASTGRWLLLRLALLGFLWEASGGLDSGASRDDDLLLPYPRARARLPRDCTRVRAGRREHESWPPPPATPGAGGLAVRTFVSHFRDRAVTGHLTRAVAPLLTFSVLEPGGPGGCAARRRATVEETARAAGCRVAQNGGFFRMNTGECLGNVVSDERRVSSSGGLQNAQFGIRRDGTLVIGYLSEEEVLDTENPFVQLLSGVVWLIRNGSIYINESQATECDETQETGSFSKFVNVISARTAIGHDRKGQLVLFHADGQTEQRGINLWEMAEFLLKQDVVNAINLDGGGSATFVLNGTLASYPSDHCQDNMWRCPRQVSTVVCVHEPRCQPPDCHGHGTCVDGHCQCTGHFWRGPSCGELDCGPSNCSQHGQCTETGCRCDAGWTGSNCSEECPLGWHGPGCQRPCECEHHCPCDPKTANCSVSGVKQCLQPSEATLRAGELSFFTRTTWLALTLALAFLLLLSLAANLSLLLSRAERNRRLRGDYAYHPLQEMNGELLAVEKEQPGGAHNPFKD; via the exons ATGGCGGCCTCCACGGGTCGTTGGCTTCTCCTCCGGCTTGCGCTACTCGGCTTCCTCTGGGAAGCGTCCGGCGGCCTCGACTCGGG GGCCTCCCGCGACGACGACCTGCTACTGCCCTAtccacgcgcgcgcgcgcgcctccCCCGGGACTGCACACGGGTGCGCGCCGGCCGCCGCGAGCACGAGAGTTGGCCTCCGCCCCCCGCGACCCCCGGCGCAGGCGGTCTGGCCGTGCGCACCTTCGTGTCGCACTTCAGGGACCGCGCGGTGACCGGCCACCTGACGCGGGCCGTTGCGCCCCTGCTCACCTTCTCGGTGCTGGAGCCCGGTGGGCCCGGCGGCTGCGCGGCGAGACGACGCGCCACCGTGGAGGAGACGGCGCGGGCGGCCGGCTGCCGCGTCGCCCAGAACGGCGGCTTCTTCCGCATGAACACGGGCGAGTGCCTGGGGAACGTGGTGAGCGACGAGCGGCGGGTGAGCAGCTCCGGGGGGCTGCAGAACGCGCAGTTCGGGATCCGCCGCGACGGGACCCTGGTCATCGG GTACCTGTCTGAGGAGGAGGTGCTGGACACTGAGAACCCATTTGTGCAACTGCTGAGTGGGGTCGTGTGGCTGATTCGTAATGGAAGCATCTACATCAACGAGAGCCAAGCCACAGAGTGCGACGAGACACAGGAGACAG GTTCCTTTAGCAAATTTGTGAATGTGATATCAGCCAGGACGGCCATTGGCCACGACCGGAAAGGGCAGCTGGTGCTCTTTCATGCGGACGGCCAAACGGAGCAGCGTGG CATCAACCTGTGGGAAATGGCGGAGTTCCTGCTGAAACAGGACGTGGTCAACGCCATCAACCTGGATGGGGGTGGCTCTGCCACCTTCGTGCTCAATGGGACCTTGGCCAGTTACCCGTCAGATCACTG CCAGGACAACATGTGGCGCTGTCCCCGCCAAGTGTCCACCGTGGTGTGTGTGCACGAACCCCGCTGCCAGCCACCTGACTGCCACGGCCATGGGACCTGCGTGGACGGGCACTGCCAGTGCACCGGGCACTTCTGGCGGGGTCCCAGCTGCGGCGAGCTGGATTGTGGCCCCTCTAACTGCAGCCAGCACGGGCAGTGCACAGAGA CTGGCTGCCGCTGTGATGCCGGCTGGACCGGGTCCAACTGCAGTGAAG AGTGTCCACTTGGCTGGCACGGGCCGGGCTGCCAGAGGCCTTGTGAGTGTGAGCACCATTGTCCCTGTGACCCCAAGACTGCCAACTGCAGCGTCTCCGGAG TAAAGCAGTGTCTCCAGCCATCTGAAGCCACCCTGAGGGCGGGAGAACTCTCCTTTTTCACCAG GACCACCTGGCTAGCCCTCACCCTGGCGCTGGCCTTCCTCCTGCTGCTCAGCCTCGCCGCGAACCTGTCCTTGCTCCTGTCCAGAGCAGAGAGGAACCGGCGCCTGCGTGGGGACTATGCATACCACCCGCTGCAGGAGATGAACGGGGAGCTTCTGGCCGTAGAGAAGGAGCAGCCAGGGGGCGCCCACAACCCCTTCAAGGACTGA
- the NAGPA gene encoding N-acetylglucosamine-1-phosphodiester alpha-N-acetylglucosaminidase isoform X4 encodes MAASTGRWLLLRLALLGFLWEASGGLDSGASRDDDLLLPYPRARARLPRDCTRVRAGRREHESWPPPPATPGAGGLAVRTFVSHFRDRAVTGHLTRAVAPLLTFSVLEPGGPGGCAARRRATVEETARAAGCRVAQNGGFFRMNTGECLGNVVSDERRVSSSGGLQNAQFGIRRDGTLVIGYLSEEEVLDTENPFVQLLSGVVWLIRNGSIYINESQATECDETQETGSFSKFVNVISARTAIGHDRKGQLVLFHADGQTEQRGINLWEMAEFLLKQDVVNAINLDGGGSATFVLNGTLASYPSDHCQDNMWRCPRQVSTVVCVHEPRCQPPDCHGHGTCVDGHCQCTGHFWRGPSCGELDCGPSNCSQHGQCTETGCRCDAGWTGSNCSEECPLGWHGPGCQRPCECEHHCPCDPKTANCSVSGVKQCLQPSEATLRAGELSFFTR; translated from the exons ATGGCGGCCTCCACGGGTCGTTGGCTTCTCCTCCGGCTTGCGCTACTCGGCTTCCTCTGGGAAGCGTCCGGCGGCCTCGACTCGGG GGCCTCCCGCGACGACGACCTGCTACTGCCCTAtccacgcgcgcgcgcgcgcctccCCCGGGACTGCACACGGGTGCGCGCCGGCCGCCGCGAGCACGAGAGTTGGCCTCCGCCCCCCGCGACCCCCGGCGCAGGCGGTCTGGCCGTGCGCACCTTCGTGTCGCACTTCAGGGACCGCGCGGTGACCGGCCACCTGACGCGGGCCGTTGCGCCCCTGCTCACCTTCTCGGTGCTGGAGCCCGGTGGGCCCGGCGGCTGCGCGGCGAGACGACGCGCCACCGTGGAGGAGACGGCGCGGGCGGCCGGCTGCCGCGTCGCCCAGAACGGCGGCTTCTTCCGCATGAACACGGGCGAGTGCCTGGGGAACGTGGTGAGCGACGAGCGGCGGGTGAGCAGCTCCGGGGGGCTGCAGAACGCGCAGTTCGGGATCCGCCGCGACGGGACCCTGGTCATCGG GTACCTGTCTGAGGAGGAGGTGCTGGACACTGAGAACCCATTTGTGCAACTGCTGAGTGGGGTCGTGTGGCTGATTCGTAATGGAAGCATCTACATCAACGAGAGCCAAGCCACAGAGTGCGACGAGACACAGGAGACAG GTTCCTTTAGCAAATTTGTGAATGTGATATCAGCCAGGACGGCCATTGGCCACGACCGGAAAGGGCAGCTGGTGCTCTTTCATGCGGACGGCCAAACGGAGCAGCGTGG CATCAACCTGTGGGAAATGGCGGAGTTCCTGCTGAAACAGGACGTGGTCAACGCCATCAACCTGGATGGGGGTGGCTCTGCCACCTTCGTGCTCAATGGGACCTTGGCCAGTTACCCGTCAGATCACTG CCAGGACAACATGTGGCGCTGTCCCCGCCAAGTGTCCACCGTGGTGTGTGTGCACGAACCCCGCTGCCAGCCACCTGACTGCCACGGCCATGGGACCTGCGTGGACGGGCACTGCCAGTGCACCGGGCACTTCTGGCGGGGTCCCAGCTGCGGCGAGCTGGATTGTGGCCCCTCTAACTGCAGCCAGCACGGGCAGTGCACAGAGA CTGGCTGCCGCTGTGATGCCGGCTGGACCGGGTCCAACTGCAGTGAAG AGTGTCCACTTGGCTGGCACGGGCCGGGCTGCCAGAGGCCTTGTGAGTGTGAGCACCATTGTCCCTGTGACCCCAAGACTGCCAACTGCAGCGTCTCCGGAG TAAAGCAGTGTCTCCAGCCATCTGAAGCCACCCTGAGGGCGGGAGAACTCTCCTTTTTCACCAG atag